The window CATCAGCCTCGTCGACCCCGACCTAGAGCTCAACGTGGACGTCGTAGGCGACGCCTACTACGTCTGGCTGACCTCGGCGCGGAGATCCCTAAAGGATAGGCCCTACCGCCGGTACCAGCACTACGCATCGCTCAACCCCATAGTCGCCTACGCCATGGCCAGACTTGTGCGGCTGAGAGACGGCGAGACGTTGTGCGACCTCACGTGCGGAGGGGGGACCATATGCCTCGAGGCCTCATCTGTGGCACGCGTGAGGTGTATCTGCGTCGATATATCCCTCAAGCACCTCAGGGGAGCTCTGGAGAACTTCTCGGCGGCCGGCGCCGACGCGGATGTCCTGTGGTTCGACTCCACGAAGCTCCACAGAGCGCTCCGCCCGATCTGCGACGCGTTCGCCTTCAACCCCCCGTACGGCGTCCGCATCCCCGCCAACGTGCACAAGCTCTATAGGGGGCTCGCCAGGGCGGTGGAGCTCTTGGCGAGGCCGGGGGCCCGCGTCGCCGTGGTGACGCCTAGATGGCGCGCCTTCCTGAAATACTTCGGCGGCGAGGTGCTGGAGAGGAGAGTGATATACCAAGGCGGCCTCTACAGCTCGATAGTGGTGGGAAAGGTTAAATAGGGCCCGGCCCCGGCATCCCGTGTTGTACCTAGCGGCGTTTCTCGCAGCCGTGGCTCTAGTAATCGGCGGCACTCTAT of the Thermoproteus uzoniensis 768-20 genome contains:
- a CDS encoding THUMP domain-containing protein — translated: MRYLLTTVQGLEDVVVEEIAEKLGASSARSAYMSGRVVADVDAPPSSLLALRSVERFGVFITSGTFSALGDIVDGVRSVLPEILSYLSPYATAGVACERAGTHPFTSRDVESAVGSLLKEAGATISLVDPDLELNVDVVGDAYYVWLTSARRSLKDRPYRRYQHYASLNPIVAYAMARLVRLRDGETLCDLTCGGGTICLEASSVARVRCICVDISLKHLRGALENFSAAGADADVLWFDSTKLHRALRPICDAFAFNPPYGVRIPANVHKLYRGLARAVELLARPGARVAVVTPRWRAFLKYFGGEVLERRVIYQGGLYSSIVVGKVK